The window CGGCTCTTAGAGGCGCAGGGGAAAGCCATCGATTTGGTCTTGATGCTGGATGTGCCGGCTGCTGAGATCGTGAGGCGCCTGAGTAGCAGGCGCGTGTGCGCGGCATGCGGGGCTGTGTACAACCTTACCATCGATGAGGCGGCACGCACGGGAAAGTGCCCCGCATGTGGCGGGCAACTCGTCCAGCGTCCGGACGATAGAGAAGAGACCGTGCGCGAGCGACTTCGCGTTTACGCGCGGCAGACACTGCCTTTGCGACGTTATTATGAGCAACAAGGAAAGCTGCGCGTCATCGCGGGTAATAGATCGATCCCTGAAGTGCAGCAGGCTGTGCAGGAGGCGGTGCAGCGACTAAATACCACGACAACATCCCACTGAAAGGGCAGCGTGAAATCGAGCTGATGCGAGCCAGTTGCCGCCTCGTCGCCGAGGCCCTGGCGCTGGCGGAGTCGCTGATTAGGCCGGGACTGAACACTGAGGTACTTGACCGGGAGGTCGCAAGCTTTCTCAAGGCACGCGGTGCGCGCGCGGCGTTCAAGAACTACATGGGTTTCCCCGCGCACATCTGCGTGTCGGTGAATGAGGAAGTCGTGCATGGCCTGCCTGGGCGAAGAGTGCTGCACGAAGGGGATATTGTCGGGGTAGACATCGGCGTGGAGATGGCGGGCTACTACGGAGATGGGTGCAGGACGTTCCCCGTAGGTCAGATCTCCCCAGAAAAACAGCGCCTGCTTGCGGCGACAAGAGAGGCCCTGTACGCGGGTATCGCCCAAGCGCGCGTCGGCAATCGGCTGTCGGACATCTCGCACGCCATTCAGACGACGGTGGAGAACCAGGGTTTTTCCGTGGTGAGGGCCTTGGTGGGGCACGGCATCGGTCGCAGCCTGCACGAGCCACCGCAGGTGCCAAATTTCGGGGCACCCCATCGCGGCGTGCGGCTTCGCGCCGGGATGGTGCTGGCCATCGAACCGATGGTGAACATGGGCTCGCACGAGGTCGTTACCTTGTCGGATGGGTGGACGGTGGTGACAAAAGACAGGTTGCCCTCTGCCCACTTTGAACACACGGTGGCCATCACCGACGGGGAGCCGGTGATCCTCACCGAGGATTTCACGGTTGAGCGGTAACACAGGAGGTCCATGGCTAAGGAACAACCGATACGAGTTGACGGCACGATTATCGAGACATTGCCCAACGCCGCGTTCCGCGTGGAGCTGGAGAACGGTCACAAAGTGCTCGCCCACATCTCCGGCAAAATGCGCATGCACTTTATCCGCATTCTGCCGGGTGACAAGGTGACCGTGGAGTTGTCTCCCTACGACTTGACGCGCGGGCGCATCACGTATCGGTACAAGTAGCTTGCCTTTGCGCAAGCAACAGCGCTGCGGTTTGTGTGGCCGCTTAATGGAGGTGGGAGGCCACAAGCTTCCCATCAGCAAAGAACATTGTGTCGATTTGGAGCAGCTATGAAAGTACGGTCGTCGGTGAAGAAGATTTGCGAGAGCTGCAAGATCGTCAAACGCAAGGGCGTGGTGATGGTCATTTGCAAGAACCCGCGCCACAAGCAGCGGCAGGGTTAGCAGCCATTTGACTTTTCTTCAAGGAGGCGGTTTTGGCACGCATTGCTGGAATCGATTTGCCAAAAGAGAAGCGCATCGAGGTGGCCCTGACCTATATCTACGGCATCGGCCTCACCTCGTCGCGGAAAATCCTGGCGAAAGCGGGAGTGAACCCTGACATCCGCGTCAAGGACCTTTCGGCCGATGATGCGGCGAAGATTCGTAACATCATCGCTGCGGAGTACAAGGTGGAGGGTGCGCTGCGTGCGGAAGAGACGATGAACATCAAGCGGCTGATGGACATCGGCTGCTACCGCGGGCTCCGTCATCGTCGCAACCTGCCGGTGCGCGGCCAACGCACGCACACCAACGCGCGTACCCGGCGTGGCAGGCGCCGCATCGTAGGCGTGAAGAAGAAATAGCTGGCACGGACACTCATTTGCGAGGTGGAGGTAGAGTTTGAGCGCAATGCGAAGACGCGCGCGTAAGCGCGAGCGGGTCGAGGCCAACGGGGTGGCACACATCAAGGCCACCTTCAACAACACCATCGTCACGCTGACCGATAGCTATGGCAATGTGATTTCGTGGGCGTCTGCCGGCAGGATCGGGTTCAAGGGCTCACGCAAGAGCACACCCTTTGCGGCGCAATTGGCTGCCGAGGCGGCGGCAAAAGAGGCCCTGGATCTGGGTCTGCGGCGCGTGGAGGTGATGCTCAAAGGCCCAGGTGCGGGTCGCGAGGCGGCAGTGCGATCGCTGCAAGCGGCTGGTCTGCAGGTGGTGGCGATCAAGGACGTCACCCCTATCCCGCACAATGGCTGTCGGCCGCCCAAGCGGCGCAGGGTGTGAGTAACCGATAGGCAGCGTCCCAACAGAGAACGCGAGTTCTGGAGGCAGTTTCCTTATGGCAAGATACACTGGACCGGACTGCAAACTGTGCCGCCGCGAAGGGCAGAAGCTGTTTCTCAAAGGCGTCAAGTGCGACACCGCCAAGTGTCCGTTCGAAAAGCGCGGCTACGCTCCTGGTCAACATGGGCGCACCAGGAGGTTCAAGCAGTCCCAATACGGTTTG of the Calditrichota bacterium genome contains:
- a CDS encoding adenylate kinase; translated protein: MRLIILGAPGTGKGTQASLLASHLGVVHISTGDMLREAVAQRTPLGQKVEGIMAEGKLVPDQLMIEVVSERLRAADCQRGFILDGFPRTLAQAKALDRLLEAQGKAIDLVLMLDVPAAEIVRRLSSRRVCAACGAVYNLTIDEAARTGKCPACGGQLVQRPDDREETVRERLRVYARQTLPLRRYYEQQGKLRVIAGNRSIPEVQQAVQEAVQRLNTTTTSH
- the rpsM gene encoding 30S ribosomal protein S13, with the protein product MARIAGIDLPKEKRIEVALTYIYGIGLTSSRKILAKAGVNPDIRVKDLSADDAAKIRNIIAAEYKVEGALRAEETMNIKRLMDIGCYRGLRHRRNLPVRGQRTHTNARTRRGRRRIVGVKKK
- the rpsK gene encoding 30S ribosomal protein S11, whose translation is MRRRARKRERVEANGVAHIKATFNNTIVTLTDSYGNVISWASAGRIGFKGSRKSTPFAAQLAAEAAAKEALDLGLRRVEVMLKGPGAGREAAVRSLQAAGLQVVAIKDVTPIPHNGCRPPKRRRV
- the infA gene encoding translation initiation factor IF-1 is translated as MAKEQPIRVDGTIIETLPNAAFRVELENGHKVLAHISGKMRMHFIRILPGDKVTVELSPYDLTRGRITYRYK
- the map gene encoding type I methionyl aminopeptidase, producing MRASCRLVAEALALAESLIRPGLNTEVLDREVASFLKARGARAAFKNYMGFPAHICVSVNEEVVHGLPGRRVLHEGDIVGVDIGVEMAGYYGDGCRTFPVGQISPEKQRLLAATREALYAGIAQARVGNRLSDISHAIQTTVENQGFSVVRALVGHGIGRSLHEPPQVPNFGAPHRGVRLRAGMVLAIEPMVNMGSHEVVTLSDGWTVVTKDRLPSAHFEHTVAITDGEPVILTEDFTVER
- the rpmJ gene encoding 50S ribosomal protein L36; translated protein: MKVRSSVKKICESCKIVKRKGVVMVICKNPRHKQRQG